In Fusarium oxysporum Fo47 chromosome IX, complete sequence, the following proteins share a genomic window:
- a CDS encoding Mss4-like protein yields MALTGSCMCGAIAYKSDSDAAITALCHCIDCQKWTGGAFTSNAVVAEDDFSVIKGSPKQYDVTGASGKINHHFFCGDCGSSLYTRLDVMPGKIIIKAGGLDNGKANLDNKINVEFYCRDRVSYLQAAEGAKQEHLFG; encoded by the exons ATGGCTCTTACTGGCAGCTGCATGTGTGGTGCCATCGCTTACAAGAGCGACA GCGACGCTGCTATTACGGCTCTCTGCCACTGCATCGATTGCCAGAAGTGGACTGGCGGTGCCTTTACTTCCAACGCTGTTGTCGCTGAGGACGACTTTTCCGTCATCAAGG GCTCTCCCAAGCAATACGATGTCACCGGCGCCTCTGGTAAGATAAACCACCACTTCTTCTGTGGTGACTGCGGCTCCAGCCTCTACACTCGCCTCGACGTCATGcctggcaagatcatcatcaaggctggtgGTCTTGACAACGGCAAGGCCAACCTCGACAACAAGATCAATGTCGAGTTTTACTGCCGTGATCGTGTTAGCTACCTGCAGGCTGCTGAGGGAGCCAAGCAGGAGCACCTCTTTGGCTAA
- a CDS encoding glutathione S-transferase, with protein sequence MQQTYFLRALLSTSLRETRFINIRTRSIMTNVDTSLPPEPTGAAAKFAAQHAEEHPLKLYGGWFCPFVQRTWITIHEKKIPHQYVEINPYKKEAHFMAINPRGLVPTLAVPVDPKGKVQKPLFESNIICEYLDEAFTDDSKYGPRLLPTDPYKRARCRIWIDHISTRIIPSWYKLMQHTPDKPFSLDEAREELRGRIKSLVEEMDPEGPWFLGSTLSLVDVCLAPWAKRLFLIDHYKEGGHGIPESDEGKDGEIWKRWKKWYDAILNRDSVKETWSADDRYIIAYKRYAEDTTNSEVGQATRSGKRLP encoded by the coding sequence ATGCAACAAACCTATTTCTTGCGAGCTCTGCTTTCAACTTCATTAAGAGAAACAAGATTCATAAATATTAGAACTAGATCCATCATGACCAACGTCGACACTTCTCTACCTCCAGAACCAACTGGCGCAGCCGCTAAGTTTGCTGCTCAGCATGCTGAAGAGCATCCGCTGAAGCTCTACGGAGGCTGGTTCTGCCCTTTCGTCCAACGAACTTGGATCACTATTCACGAAAAGAAGATTCCTCATCAATATGTAGAGATCAACCCATACAAGAAAGAGGCTCACTTCATGGCCATAAATCCCCGTGGATTGGTCCCTACTCTTGCAGTACCCGTTGACCCGAAGGGCAAGGTGCAGAAGCCTCTGTTTGAGAGCAACATCATTTGTGAATATCTCGATGAGGCGTTCACGGACGATTCTAAGTATGGGCCTCGACTTCTTCCTACCGATCCATATAAGAGGGCAAGATGTCGTATTTGGATCGATCATATCAGCACACGCATCATTCCCTCATGGTACAAGCTCATGCAGCACACTCCTGACAAGCCTTTTAGCCTTGATGAGGCAAGAGAAGAACTGAGAGGACGCATCAAGTCTCTagttgaggagatggaccCTGAAGGCCCATGGTTTCTCGGCTCGACTCTGAGTCTCGTGGATGTTTGCTTAGCACCATGGGCGAAGCGCCTGTTCTTAATTGATCACTACAAGGAGGGCGGCCATGGTATCCCGGAGTCTGACGAAGGTAAAGATGGGGAGATTTGGAAGAGGTGGAAGAAGTGGTATGATGCAATTCTCAACCGTGATAGTGTGAAGGAGACCTGGAGTGCAGATGACCGATACATCATTGCGTATAAGAGATATGCCGAGGATACTACCAACTCTGAAGTTGGTCAGGCTACGCGTTCGGGCAAGCGTCTTCCTTGA
- a CDS encoding alcohol acetyltransferase produces the protein MPAKTEFLRYASPNEMRTIAREDVGYYNAVVIGAVYDFADGVNVKSPLTYFHALKRCIEEHPFFCVTVGDRNTDKGFYERVASINVEEHISFVEDKNAETDSLEAIGRSMETELDRPFAAGIPPWRIVVLPLGPSQCHVALSFSHTIGDGITGVAFHKTFLAGLRETPATEPSSIIAPIDKPLPEPFDTAERLPISWSFLLAPVLAEYMPYVLVRLLGLRVSASYVDEGTWTAAPIFFDPETYHNKLKIRQVEASQVNKVIQLARTHDARLSGVMHQLITRALSKAVQDNNVTNFVAQTAINMRRSIGMSNDVASDIVSGSYTIHLRSAATGPLTEQEWASAAEATKEFAMTSTKLEDNAIGLLRYVPSMRKWTLGKIGKKRDSSYEFSNVGVFDGNNASDDRVKVSKLSFAQPGHVGGCPICFNIASVKNGDLVYTVTWQSGALGLGDEAAEEKIVEEICDQVQRGFNEIA, from the exons ATGCCAGCGAAAACGGAGTTTCTTAGATACGCGA GTCCAAATGAGATGCGGACTATTGCCCGTGAGGATGTTGGTTACTATAACGCAGTCGTTATTGGTGCAGTCTATGACTTTGCTGATGGGGTCAACGTCAAGTCTCCTTTGACCTATTTCCATGCGCTAAAACGCTGCATTGAAGAACATCCCTTCTTCTGCGTTACTGTCGGGGACAGAAACACCGACAAGGGTTTCTATGAGCGGGTGGCTAGCATCAATGTCGAGGAGCACATCAGCTTTGTTGAGGACAAAAATGCTGAGACAGACTCACTGGAAGCCATTGGAAGATCTATGGAAACAGAGTTAGACCGCCCTTTTGCCGCTGGAATTCCACCATGGAGGATTGTCGTTCTTCCCCTGGGCCCTTCTCAATGCCATGTTGCATTATCCTTCTCTCACACCATTGGTGATGGGATCACGGGGGTTGCTTTTCACAAGACGTTTCTTGCTGGACTGAGGGAAACCCCTGCAACTGAACCATCATCGATCATTGCTCCAATAGATAAACCTCTTCCTGAACCATTCGACACAGCTGAAAGACTGCCAATCTCGTGGTCATTTCTACTGGCACCGGTTCTCGCTGAGTACATGCCATACGTTCTCGTCCGATTGCTTGGCCTACGTGTCTCGGCATCCTATGTCGACGAAGGTACATGGACAGCAGCGCCCATCTTCTTCGACCCTGAGACATATCACAACAAACTCAAAATTCGACAGGTTGAGGCGTCGCAAGTAAACAAGGTTATCCAGCTTGCGCGGACTCATGATGCGAGGTTGTCAGGAGTCATGCACCAGCTCATCACCCGCGCACTGAGCAAGGCAGTCCAAGACAACAACGTCACCAATTTCGTGGCGCAAACAGCTATAAATATGCGAAGATCAATTGGCATGTCCAATGACGTGGCGAGTGATATTGTATCTGGCTCATACACTATCCATCTTCGTAGCGCTGCGACAGGTCCTTTGACTGAACAAGAGTGGGCATCAGCTGCTGAAGCTACAAAGGAGTTCGCCATGACTTCCACCAAACTCGAAGATAACGCCATTGGTCTGCTTCGATATGTCCCGAGTATGAGAAAATGGACTCTTGGTAAGATTGGCAAGAAGCGGGATTCGTCATACGAGTTCAGCAATGTTGGCGTCTTTGATGGCAACAATGCGAGTGATGACAGGGTAAAGGTGTCCAAGTTGAGCTTTGCGCAGCCTGGCCACGTTGGAGGTTGCCCCATTTGTTTCAATATCGCCTCTGTGAAGAATGGCGATCTGGTGTACACGGTTACGTGGCAGTCCGGAGCATTGGggcttggtgatgaggcgGCAGAGGAGAAGATAGTGGAGGAGATATGCGACCAAGTCCAGCGTGGCTTTAACGAAATAGCCTAG
- a CDS encoding transcriptional regulator PAI 2-type: protein MYIKGPHAETELPVLRKLIRENPLGLLTTAIPSPNFPFLQSSHIPFVLDIEDETSQTELGKLRGHLARVNPQSKAMIENLTENPHLNNVIEQDVIVIFNSPIQHYVTPKFYTETKPTTGKVVPTWNYAAAQVYGRAKIFYDTKTDEAGRFLSKQISDLSRHAETNVMGFTGGDNPVDWKVSDAPDRFIELLKKSIIGIEIEITHMGGKFKMSQEMGMGDREGVIKGFSRLESETAKEMSKLVQTRSGLKEAKKASV, encoded by the coding sequence ATGTATATCAAAGGACCTCACGCCGAAACCGAGCTTCCGGTGCTCAGGAAGCTAATTCGAGAGAACCCATTGGGTCTTCTGACTACCGCCATTCCATCCCCAAACTTCCCCTTTCTTCAGTCCAGCCATATCCCTTTCGTTCTAGATATCGAAGATGAGACAAGCCAGACGGAGTTGGGAAAGCTACGAGGTCACCTCGCCAGAGTCAACCCTCAGAGCAAAGCCATGATCGAGAACCTCACCGAAAACCCACACTTGAATAATGTAATCGAGCAAGACGTTATTGTTATTTTCAACTCCCCTATTCAACACTACGTCACACCAAAGTTCTACACAGAAACCAAGCCTACAACTGGAAAAGTCGTTCCAACATGGAACTACGCGGCAGCACAAGTCTACGGCCGGGCCAAGATCTTTTACGATACCAAGACCGACGAGGCTGGACGATTTCTTTCAAAACAGATTTCGGACCTCAGCCGCCATGCCGAGACTAATGTTATGGGCTTTACTGGCGGTGACAACCCTGTGGACTGGAAGGTTTCTGATGCTCCTGATCGATTCATTgagcttctgaagaagagcatcATCGGAATCGAGATTGAAATTACGCACATGGGAGGAAAGTTCAAGATGAGCCAAGAGATGGGCATGGGTGATCGAGAAGGTGTCATCAAAGGCTTTTCTAGGCTTGAATCTGAGACTGCGAAGGAGATGTCGAAGCTGGTTCAGACTCGAAGTGGTTTGAAGGAGGCGAAAAAGGCAAGCGTGTAA
- a CDS encoding luciferase-like domain-containing protein translates to MPTEFISLTFPNPSTELNPIPGAGIDPEFLVRYARNLDDYEFNYTLIPYHSSSFDPFTIGATILAVTKQIKIVIALRPNTLYPTVAAKALATLDQLGKGRVVVHFIAGGDDTEQAREGDFLNKSERYARQEEYIKILRRAWASPEPFDWEGKYYTFKNFSNQVRPTNGHIDVSVGGSSDDAYRIGGALADIFGLWGEPLKETKEQIDRIYAEAEKAGRKDRPRIWVTFRPIIGDTEEIAWAKAHRTLDLLKENRPKGVGKAAPNDNRPQNVGSQRLLDIAKKGEVQDRALWYPTVTATNARGASTALVGSHQTVIDSILDYVDLGAELISIRGYDNLNDAIDYGRYILPGVRAALKERQNGTNGANGSHGATKEEVKQEVKEETKVVPVAA, encoded by the coding sequence ATGCCTACAGAATTCATCAGTCTAACTTTCCCCAACCCCTCTACGGAGCTCAACCCCATTCCCGGTGCTGGAATTGATCCCGAGTTCCTTGTCCGATATGCCCGGAATCTTGATGATTACGAGTTCAACTACACTCTCATCCCCTATCACTCCTCTTCCTTTGACCCCTTCACCATCGGTGCCACTATCCTAGCTGTTACCAAGCAAATCAAGATTGTCATTGCTCTCCGCCCCAACACCCTCTACCCTACCGTCGCCGCCAAGGCTCTCGCTACACTTGACCAGCTTGGCAAAGGCAGAGTTGTTGTTCACTTCATCGCTGGTGGAGATGACACCGAGCAAGCCCGTGAGGGTGATTTCTTGAATAAGTCTGAGCGATATGCTCGTCAAGAGGAGTATATCAAGATTCTTCGACGGGCATGGGCTTCTCCTGAGCCTTTCGACTGGGAGGGCAAGTACTATACTTTCAAGAACTTTTCCAACCAAGTCCGCCCTACGAATGGTCACATCGACGTCTCAGTCGGCGGTTCATCTGATGATGCTTACCGTATTGGTGGCGCTCTCGCTGATATCTTTGGTCTATGGGGCGAGCCCCTCAAGGAAACCAAGGAGCAGATCGATCGTATCTACgccgaggctgagaaggctggCCGTAAAGATCGTCCTCGCATCTGGGTTACCTTCCGACCTATCATCGGCGATACAGAAGAGATCGCTTGGGCCAAGGCTCACCGAACCCTAGACCTCCTCAAGGAGAACCGACCCAAGGGCGTTGGTAAGGCTGCACCCAACGACAACCGCCCTCAGAACGTTGGATCCCAACGTCTGCTTGATATCGCCAAGAAGGGTGAGGTCCAAGATCGTGCTCTCTGGTATCCTACCGTCACAGCCACCAATGCTCGAGGTGCATCTACAGCCCTGGTAGGCTCTCACCAGACTGTCATTGATTCTATTCTTGACTATGTCGACCTCGGTGCCGAGCTTATCTCTATCCGTGGATACGATAACCTTAACGATGCCATCGATTATGGTCGATACATCCTGCCTGGCGTACGAGCTGCTCTGAAGGAGCGACAGAATGGCACAAACGGTGCCAATGGCAGCCATGGAGCTACTAAGGAAGAAGTTAAGcaggaggtcaaggaggagaCCAAGGTTGTTCCCGTCGCTGCTTAA
- a CDS encoding XAP5, circadian clock regulator-domain-containing protein codes for MSDSRTSRFTPQNKTTNERLSTHTVGLVALSDFRKRRAEVLEQQERESREAAFSGTSTPDASLTGTPDNAGSDTGSGAQPLKKKKKKQEKKLLSFDDEEGEDEGPLIKPTKAKKSGAVDTEGNEGEVKTKFKANASVGIVPKAMTKAALRKEAAERDALRREFLAIQAAVKATEIALPFVFYDGTNIPGGIVRLKKGDFIWVFLDKSRKVGADLGVGEKSNARREWARVGVDDLMLVRGTVIIPHHYDFYFFAMNKTPGPDGEPVFKYSAEPPRKPESSDSAEPIDPLVTPASKAAVADALPDINTLEGADEDPTLTKVVDRRWYEKNKHIFPASMWQEFDPEKDYGKEVRKDAGGNTFFFSR; via the exons ATGTCAGACTCAAGAACGTCGCGGTTCACACCGCAGAACAAAACCACCAACGAACGACTCTCCACGCATACGGTCGGTCTCGTTGCCCTCTCCGATTTTCGCAAACGACGCGCCGAAGTCCTTGAACAACAGGAGCGCGAATCTCGAGAAGCTGCGTTTTCAGGCACGTCCACTCCGGATGCTTCCTTGACAGGCACTCCTGACAACGCTGGCAGTGATACAGGAAGTGGCGCGCAAccattgaagaagaagaaaaagaagcaagagaagaagctgctgtcgtttgacgatgaagagggtgaggatgagggaCCATTGATAAAACCgacaaaggccaagaagtcCGGCGCAGTCGATACCGAAGGCAATGAAGGCGAGGTCAAGACCAAATTCAAGGCAAATGCTTCGGTGGGTATAGTACCCAAAGCCATGACGAAAGCTGCATTGCGCAAGGAAGCCGCTGAACGAGACGCATTACGTCGCGAATTCTTGGCTATCCAAGCAGCCGTCAAAGCGACCGAGATTGCGCTACCTTTTGTATTCTATGACGGGACTAATATTCCTGGTGGAATCGTCAGATTGAAGAAGGGCGACTTTATATGGGTGTTCCTCGATAAAAGTCGCAAAGTTGGCGCCGATTTGGGCGTGGGTGAAAAGTCCAATGCAAGGAGGGAATGGGCTAGAGTTGGAGTGGACGATTTGATGCTTGTTCGCGGAACAGTCATTATACCTCAC CATTATGACTTCTACTTTTTCGCCATGAACAAGACACCCGGTCCTGATGGCGAGCCTGTATTTAAGTACAGTGCGGAACCTCCTCGAAAACCCGAATCGAGCGATAGTGCCGAACCCATTGATCCTCTCGTCACGCCCGCCTCTAAGGCTGCTGTTGCAGACGCGCTTCCCGATATTAACACCCTTGAGGGCGCTGACGAAGATCCCACTCTTACTAAGGTTGTTGATAGGCGGTGGTACGAGAAGAACAAACATATCTTTCCTGCGAGTATGTGGCAGGAGTTTGACCCCGAGAAGGACTACGGGAAGGAGGTGAGGAAGGATGCTGGTGGTAATacgttcttcttctcgcgcTGA
- a CDS encoding major facilitator superfamily domain-containing protein: MTQDEYNTRAPHEGMSPGRYAATRFSSLKPPMHNVPNPIKLVRMLNSQQWAFFFVAFAAWTWDAFDFFSVSLSVTSLSKTFDKSKTDITWGITLVLMFRSVGSIAFGIASDRYGRKWPFVVNNLLFIVLELGTGFCQTYQQFLACRALFGVAMGGLYGNAAATALEDCPEEARGLMSGMLQQGYAFGYLLCAAFARGLVDTTSHDWRPLFWFGACPPVLFIIARLMLPETQAYQERQHAREVAGADGKGKVFIKEGKVALKHHWLLLVYLVLLMAGFNFMSHGSQDLYPTMLQNQLNFSKNKVTVTQVVANLGAMLGGTVVGFSSQSIGRRISIIACCIVGGALLYPYTFVRDSSIIAAAFFQQFCVQGAWGVIPIHLMELSPGAFRTFVVGTSYQLGNLVSSASSTIEARLGENFPLPDNAEGETRYDYGKVICIFMACVYVYVIVLTFIGPENLRGKFDVAHDSDAREAMGDGAMDQAADRHGHYDEETGRISSEKPEVVHLRD; encoded by the exons ATGACTCAAGACGAGTACAACACTCGCGCACCCCATGAGGGCATGTCCCCAGGTCGCTACGCAGCCACAAGATTCTCCTCACTCAAACCTCCTATGCACAATGTGCCGAATCCGATAAAACTCGTGCGCATGCTGAACTCCCAACAATGGGCATTCTTCTTTGTAGCCTTCGCAGCCTGG ACATGGGACGCATTCGATTTCTTCTCCGTATCTCTCTCCGTTACAAGTCTGAGCAAAACCTTCGACAAATCCAAGACCGACATCACATGGGGTATTACCCTCGTTCTCATGTTCCGATCCGTTGGCTCTATCGCCTTCGGTATTGCGAGTGATCGATACGGCCGAAAGTGGCCATTCGTGGTTAACAATCTTCTCTTCATTGTTCTTGAACTT GGCACTGGTTTCTGTCAAACCTACCAGCAGTTTCTAGCTTGCAGAGCCCTTTTTGGCGTTGCCATGGGTGGTCTTTATGGTAATGCCGCCGCCACTGCTCTCGAAGATTGTCCTGAGGAGGCACGTGGTCTTATGAGTGGTATGCTCCAGCAAGGT TATGCTTTCGGATACCTTCTCTGTGCTGCATTTGCTCGCGGTCTAGTCGATACAACATCTCACGACTGGCGTCCCCTCTTCTGGTTCGGCGCTTGTCCCCCCgtactcttcatcatcgctcGTCTGATGCTCCCCGAGACCCAAGCCTATCAGGAACGCCAACACGCACGGGAAGTTGCTGGTGCAGACGGAAAAGGAAAGGTTTTCATCAAAGAAGGCAAAGTCGCTCTAAAGCACCATTGGCTTCTGCTGGTATACCTCGTCCTTCTCATGGCGggcttcaacttcatgaGCCATGGCAGCCAGGACTTGTACCCTACCATGTTGCAGAACCAGCTCAACTTttccaagaacaaggtcaCAGTCACCCAGGTCGTGGCTAACTTGGGAGCTATGCTTGGTGGCACTGTCGTCGGTTTCAGCAGTCAATCTATTGGCCGTCGAATCAGCATCATCGCTTGTTGCATCGTTGGTGGCGCCCTGCTCTATCCCTATACTTTCGTCCGCGACTCTTCAATTATCGCGGCTGCCTTTTTCCAACAATTCTGTGTCCAGGGAGCGTGGGGTGTCATTCCCATTCATCTGATGGAATTATCTCCAGGCGCTTTCCGTACTTTCGTCGTCGGTACATCCTACCAACTTGGTAACCTCGTGTCTTCTGCGTCATCTACCATCGAGGCCCGTCTCGGCGAGAACTTCCCACTTCCCGACAACGCTGAAGGCGAGACTCGCTACGACTACGGAAAAGTGATCTGTATCTTTATGGCTTGTGTGTACGTGTACGTCATTGTCTTGACGTTTATCGGTCCCGAAAACTTGAGGGGCAAGTTCGATGTTGCTCACGACTCTGATGCCAGGGAGGCCATGGGCGACGGGGCTATGGATCAGGCTGCTGACCGTCATGGACATTACGACGAGGAAACTGGTAGGATCAGCAGTGAGAAGCCTGAGGTTGTCCACCTGCGGGATTAG